A section of the Apostichopus japonicus isolate 1M-3 chromosome 1, ASM3797524v1, whole genome shotgun sequence genome encodes:
- the LOC139965460 gene encoding E3 ubiquitin-protein ligase TRIM33-like — protein sequence MDGYKNPRMLPCIHSFCLKCLEKRNSGLQNQPFSCPTCRKPTTLPENGVKDLPRNFLLVSLMERLNMADSPSASSSLRICHFCQGSEGIQLCLDCKFHICSTCKKVHDQIPDTGDHTVIPIDKLADAKFMTEILATQIPRCPDHVKEKLRFFCTSCSKLVCRDCTIIDHRGHECIEAEKRFDIVKGTLEAALRGSEDEAKSVRQINVKVTAATENVDKHVKDAKREVEEQYNKLSQKLKSDRDALKHQLDEIGRKECVSFVKSKDEVANWMDATKNTQTVTQMMLEANNRWGMIEMEKYILDAFKKSSEEEKSLERPPVERKNVTRFNIITTRNNNGDGAGKEGSAITKRNMIGTMDCGIRASSGKAIKNWKLKLDDRY from the coding sequence ATGGACGGCTACAAAAATCCCCGGATGTTACCATGCATACATAGTTTCTGTTTGAAATGCTTGGAAAAGCGCAACAGTGGTCTGCAAAATCAACCGTTTTCGTGTCCAACATGTCGGAAACCGACAACTCTACCAGAAAATGGCGTTAAAGATCTACCGAGGAATTTTCTGTTGGTGAGCCTCATGGAGAGGTTAAACATGGCGGACTCGCCAAGTGCGTCATCTTCTTTAAGAATTTGTCATTTCTGCCAAGGTAGCGAAGGTATTCAACTATGCCTAGATTGCAAGTTTCATATCTGTTCAACGTGCAAAAAGGTTCATGACCAAATACCGGATACCGGAGATCACACCGTAATCCCGATTGACAAACTTGCCGATGCCAAATTCATGACGGAAATACTCGCTACACAAATACCGCGGTGTCCTGATCACGTGAAGGAGAAACTGCGGTTTTTCTGTACATCGTGTAGTAAGCTTGTTTGTCGAGATTGTACGATCATCGATCACCGTGGTCACGAGTGCATTGAAGCTGAGAAGAGGTTTGACATTGTCAAGGGGACGTTGGAGGCAGCCCTGAGAGGCAGCGAGGATGAAGCCAAGTCGGTCCGCCAGATTAATGTCAAAGTCACCGCAGCTACAGAAAATGTTGACAAACACGTCAAAGATGCTAAAAGGGAAGTTGAGGAGCAGTACAACAAATTAAGCCAAAAACTGAAATCCGACCGAGATGCATTGAAGCACCAGTTGGATGAGATCGGAAGGAAAGAGTGTGTTAGCTTCGTGAAGAGCAAGGATGAAGTTGCAAACTGGATGGATGCGACGAAGAACACTCAAACGGTGACGCAAATGATGCTGGAAGCAAATAACCGATGGGGTATGATTGAGATGGAGAAATACATACTTGATGCCTTCAAGAAGTCTTCCGAAGAGGAGAAGAGTTTGGAGCGGCCGCCGGTTGAACGTAAAAATGTGACCAGATTCAATATCATTACCACACGCAACAATAACGGTGACGGGGCTGGTAAGGAAGGGTCCGCAATCACGAAACGTAACATGATAGGTACAATGGACTGCGGAATCCGAGCCTCGTCAGGCAAAGCAATCAAAAACTGGAAGTTGAAGCTTGACGATCGTTACTAA